A segment of the Echinicola strongylocentroti genome:
AAAACAGGCTATACATTTACGCTGGAGCATATCGAAGACGGTAAACTAATATCCAAGCTTTCTGCTGATCGTATCGTCTGGGATACGGCTGTCAACGCTTGGGAGATGAGGAATTATAAAATCCGGACATTAGAGGATATGGGGGAAGCGTATCAAGTGGGAGAGGAGTTGGATACGGTACTTTCTATTACCCCAGCGGATTTTGACCTCCCGCCCAATCACCATGAAACCTTAAACTTGCCGGAATTGAGCAGGCAAATAAAAGTCTTGGAGGACCGTGGTGCCGATAATGTGAATTTCTATAAGATCGAGCGTTATGTGCGTTTTATGTCTCCATTTGCGGCCATTATTCTGACTTTTATTGGGGTGATTGTCTCTTCTAAGAAGACGCGTGGAGGATCAGGATTTAAGATAGCTATGGGCTTCTTATTGGCTTTTGTATATATCATTTTGTTTTTATTGTCCAGAACATTTGCAGAGGCGGGTACACCCTACCCGATACTGGCAGTCTGGTCACCCAATATCATTTTTGCGATTACGGGATTGATTATGTACAAAACGATTCCGAGATAGCCCTATGGCCAGCACCACTGCCAAAGATTATTTGATGCTTCACCTTACGGTGTTGATTTGGGGATTTACCGCTATTTTGGGGCTCTTGATCGTCATACCTGCCGTAGAAATCGTGTTTTATAGGACGCTTTTAGCTTCCTTGATTCTTGGCATTTTGTTTTTGATCCAAGGGAGAAAAGTGAGATTGCCATCGAAGGAACTGGCCAAAGTGCTGGGGACAGGGATGCTGATAGGGCTGCATTGGATCTTGTTTTTTGGTGCGGTAAGGGTGTCCACCGCTTCGGTCTGTCTGGCTGGTGTGGCCACTTGCTCCTTATGGACAGCATTCATTGAGCCTTGGGTAAACAAGACCAACATCAAATGGTATGAAGTGATGCTGGGAATAGTGGTCTTGGTGGGGCTGTATGTGATTTTTAGATTTGAGGTGGAGCACTGGAAGGGACTGGCCATGGCTGTTGGGGCTGCTTTTTTGGGAGCATGCTTCACGGTGAGCAACGGCCAGTTGACCAAAAAGCATTCTGCTTATGTGATTACGTTCTATGAAATGATGGGTGCCTGTTTGTTTTCGCTGTTATTTATGCCTGTTTATGTGAAGCTATGGGCCGGTGAAGAAGGTTTGCAGCTTATTCCAGCTCCCATGGATTGGTTTTGGCTTTTGCTGCTAGGCGGGGTGTGTACTGTTTATGCTTTTTCTGTTTCGGTGGAATTGATGAGGCGTTTGAGTGTTTTTGTGATTAACCTCACGGTAAATCTTGAGCCCGTTTATGGGATTGCTCTTGCGGTGCTGATTTTCGGAGAACAAGAAAAAATGACGCCAGGATTTTATATGGGCACACTGATCATATTGGCTTCAGTGATCATGTATCCTGTTTTTAATTTCCTATATAAAAGAAAAAAGAACAAGCAATTGTTAAGAATGCAGTGAGCCAGAGCAATGCTTTTGTAGGTGTTTTAATACGAACACTACAGTTTCCCAACAAAAGTAAAGTACCCCTCTGGCCATTTGCCCGGGTTGGTTTCTTCCTCAAAAAGCCCAAAGACAGTAGAACCAGAGCCCGACATGGCGGCATAAAAAGCACCCTTTTCGTAGAGCTTTTCTTTTATCTGTGTGATTTCTGGATGCTTTCCGAGTATGCTGGCTTCAAAATCATTGACCAACCGATCTTTCCATAGGCTGCGGTCAGCAATGGTCTCCCTGAGGTCAAATTCAGGGTGTTTGGGCGTTACGCCCGCATAGGCTTCCTTCGTGCCAATGTGGATGTTTGGGTTGATCAGGATGATATGGTAGCCTTTTAGATCGATGTTGATA
Coding sequences within it:
- a CDS encoding LptF/LptG family permease encodes the protein MKLLDKLIIKDFLKTYFFVVLMLILIVLVLDFTEKNDDFIRNDVPTGEIAKYMFNYGLYLNNLLTPITVFISVIFITSRMAGRTEIVAILSSGVSFMRMLRPFLVGASMIALASFLLNGWVLPGATAGVYSFKVEYLEDDAQYNYQNFHVKVAPDVYAYISKYYTGPKTGYTFTLEHIEDGKLISKLSADRIVWDTAVNAWEMRNYKIRTLEDMGEAYQVGEELDTVLSITPADFDLPPNHHETLNLPELSRQIKVLEDRGADNVNFYKIERYVRFMSPFAAIILTFIGVIVSSKKTRGGSGFKIAMGFLLAFVYIILFLLSRTFAEAGTPYPILAVWSPNIIFAITGLIMYKTIPR
- a CDS encoding DMT family transporter — protein: MASTTAKDYLMLHLTVLIWGFTAILGLLIVIPAVEIVFYRTLLASLILGILFLIQGRKVRLPSKELAKVLGTGMLIGLHWILFFGAVRVSTASVCLAGVATCSLWTAFIEPWVNKTNIKWYEVMLGIVVLVGLYVIFRFEVEHWKGLAMAVGAAFLGACFTVSNGQLTKKHSAYVITFYEMMGACLFSLLFMPVYVKLWAGEEGLQLIPAPMDWFWLLLLGGVCTVYAFSVSVELMRRLSVFVINLTVNLEPVYGIALAVLIFGEQEKMTPGFYMGTLIILASVIMYPVFNFLYKRKKNKQLLRMQ